The window TTGCCGTGATAAGGTTTACATTAACAGAAAGTTCTCTACTTGGCCCTTGTTCGCAAGCATTTACCGGCGTCACTTGGACCACATGGTCCCCAGGGCTTGTCCAATTGACACGTAGGGTAGAGGTGCCTTGCCCACTTATTATTTCACCACCTCCGGAGATTGACCATTGATAGTTAATATCCTGCTCTCCAACCACCTCATAATCTGCTTCTTGAAAACCAATCTTAACAGCACCTTGAATTTCAGACGGCTGATTCGGAACGGTTATGACACGCACAATCTTTTCCGTAGTAGGCCCTTCGCCGCAAGGGTTCCTGCTTGAAACTTTAACAATATGCTCGTCTAAATTGGTCCATTCAATGGTAACTACTGCAGTTCCTTGTCCTTCCCTTACTACTCCTCCTGTGGCTTCCCAAAAATATTCAGTACCCGGAACATCATCTACATTATATTCTTCCAAAGTATTGACACAGACCACACCCTCACCTTGAATAACAGTGGTTTCCTTAGGCTCTTCTGAAACCACTACTTCCAATGCAGTAGTTTCTCCATTTCCACAATTATTGGCTCCCCTAACCATTACGGCATTTCTACCCGGTGTATCCCATCTTATCACCACTCTGGTGGTACCTTGACCTTGAATTACAGTTCCACCATCAACCCTCCAGTCGTATTCCACACCTTCTAAACCGAAATCCTGAACCGAATAGATTTGTTGACTTATACAAATATTATCCTCGCCAAAAATGGTAGGGATAACGTCTGGCACCTGACAAGTATATTGGAAGAGCAAACCATTTTCCCCAACTGCATACCCTACGTTCAAATCCCCAAAACTAATACCTGTAAAATTTTGAAAAGTAGCTGTTTCTAATCGTCCCCAATTTTCCCCCGCATCAAAGGTCCGTATGATCAAACCGTTTTCACCGGTAATAAAGCCTACAGATTCATCGAGAAATTCGATATCAGTCAAAGGCATATCGAAACCTGTATGGATTTGCTCCCAATTCAACCCTTTGTCAACAGTTTTAAATACAGCACTACTTTGACTTACGGCTATGGCAGAATTTTCATCCAAAACTGACAGTGCATTTAAGTCTACATTGGTTCCAATACTTACTTTTTGCCAATTGAAGCCTCCATCAGAGCTAATTAAGACCATCCCTCCTTCTCCAATGATCAATCCATCATTTTCGTTAAAGAAAGCTATGTCTTTAAGATTAACATCATCATAACCAGAAGAAACCTCCTCCCAGTTTAACCCTTGGTTTTCAGTCCTTGAAATTAATCCTCTGTCTCCAATCACAAAGCCAATATCAAAATCGAAAAAATAAAGTCCATTTACATTCTTTATTGTACCAGGATTGAGCGTAGTCCAGTTTACTCCGGAGTTTCGTGTAGAAATAATATTCCCATTATTACCAGAAACAAACCCGGCAGTACTGGTAACAAAGTATACCGCATTGAACGGCAAAGAAATCGATCTGGAACGATCTGTCAACCGAGCACCTCCATTTGTCGTTGTAATAATTAGACCGTTTTCTCCGACTATATACCCTTTTTGATCTGTCACAAACTCTACTCCTTTATAGTCACTAGGAGTTCCGGAAAGCCTCAAACTCCAACTCGAGCCGGTATTGTTTGAAGAGATCAAAACACCACTTGGTGCTACTGCCAAAACATTATTGGTTTCCGGTCTAATAGATAAGCGCTCGATATTTTCTACAGTTCTTGAAATAGCACCGATAAATGTTAGCCCTCCATTGGCTGTGCGCAAAACTGTTCCTCCATCGCCACTAATTACCCCTATCAGGGGATAAGAGGGATTAAAAATTACATCCTTTAGGTCTGTATCAATACCGCTGTTAATAAATTGCCAATTTTGGGCGCCATCTTCTGTTTTGATAATGGCACCTTCATCACCGACAGCATATCCGGTAGTGTCATCCGTAAAATGCACAGCGTTTAAGGCCACATCAAACCCGGAATCAAACAGTTCCCAAGTCAGGCCTGCGTTATTTGTTTTAAGAATTTCCGAATCAGCAGTTACCGCATAACCGAGGAGATCGCCCACAAAAGATATTTTATTGACGGATGCTTCTGTTGGAATATTAACAGCAACCCAGGTAGCACCACCATTGGTTGAGCGTAAAATAGTGCCGTTATTACCACTAATGAGCATTATGTTTTCATCAATCTGGACAACATTATTTAACATCTCTCCTTCCGGATAATCGGGTTTAGCCCAACTAAGACCACCATCTGTGGTTCTGAAAATAAGTCCTTCATCTCCAAGCAAAATCCCATTTAAATCATCAAAAAATGAGACATCAATAACTTCCATACGCACAGGGAGCTCCATCTCTATCCAGCTTAGCCCCCCATCTATAGACTTCAACAATATGTTTTCTCCTCCTATATAACCAACATTGGTGTTTACCCATTGAATAGATTTGTAGTCATTCCCCCAACTTCCTACTCTTCTCCAACTTTGACCAAATCCAACTTGAAAAAGTAAAAAAGTAAAAAAACATAAAAGTAAACCCCGCTTCATATAAATGCCTAAGTCTAAATAAATTATACTTACAAAAATAATATATAATTCAGCATATAACAGAAAAAAGAAATTTAATATGTTACCTCTATCTGAAAGACCTTTTTCCTATTACAAAATCAAAAAATAGGGATATAAAAAAAAGGGCAATAAAGCCCTTTTCCTAAAACTTAAATAAGTTTAAATGTTATCTGTCTTTACCCCCTACAGCAATCATGGCACATCTAAAACCAATATGATTGGAAGAAGAATCCTGATGCATAAATCTTCTGGTACCCGGGGCCAACCAATAAGCGACATCTCTCCACGATCCACCTTTAAAAACCCTGAAATTATCGTCAATCAAAGTGGTATTGTAAGTATCTTCTTCATCATTTGTACCATCTTTCCTTATAGGATTGAGGTCATCAAAATCCTGAAATGAAAGTGGCCTATAAACATCCTGGACCCACTCATTCATATTACCGGCCATATTGTACAAGCCAAAATCATTTGGAGGGAAATCATAAACATTGGTAGGTATGATCTCTCCATCGTTGGAGACACTTCCTGACAGACCGGCATAATCCCCTCGGCCCCTTTTAAAGTTGGCCAAGAAATCACCTTGTCTTGATTTTCTTTTGATATTGTATGGGTTTCTTGGTCCCCTTCCATCCCAAGGATAAATTCTACCATTCTCTTGGTTTTCATCCATGTATTGTGTCCCGATCATCCCTTTAGCCGCAAATTCCCATTCTGCCTCATTAGGAAGTCGATAATTTGGAAAAACCACGCCTCGTTCTATTAATTGATCAAAAGAAAGCTCAGCAGTTTCTTCTTCATCACCCTTTTTATTCTTTCCTCCAAAATTCCTTTCTCGTTCTAACTCATTTACATATTGGGTTCTCCAAGCACTGTATGCATTGGCTTGCGTCCAACTTACACCTGCGACAGGGTAGAAATTAAAGCCGGGATACCGGAAATAATAAGTTGAGTAAACATCATTGTAAGACATTGCATTTGCCCATACATTTTCGTTTGGCTCTAACTTCTTAAGAGAATCAGCACTTACGCTATCTGCTATATTAAAAAGAAACTCTTTATAGTCTACATTGGTAACCTCCGTTTCATCCATATAAAAGGAAGCAATTGTTACCGTTCTTTCAACATTATCACGGAAACCCATTATGTCTTGTTCCTGCGATCCCAAAACAGCTCTTCCTCCTTGGATGAAAACCAGTCTTGGTCCGATTACCTCTCGTGGAAGCCTAAATACCTGAAATGCTGAATCTTCTTCATCAAAACTATATTTAGCTCCTGTTGATGCACTTACACCTCCGGGGTTACTAGCGGTTCTTCTTGAACTTTGTTGACCACAAGAAGAAACCAATATCCCCAGTAAAGCTACTGCAACAAAAAAACTAAAATGAAAATTTTTATTCTCAAATTTCATGCGACAAGTTTTAAGTTTTGTCTTAATAAAACGCTAATATATGACCAATAATATATTATAACAATATTCTTTTTCTCTCCAAACACAAGATAAAAACCAATTATATCAAATTCCTGTGAAAAACAGCAAAAATAATTGTACAATCTCAACTATTCTCCACACGAAATATCCTCCTAAATTTAAAAAAAAGAAGGATAAATTTAATAATTATCCATTCTAATTGACTGTTTATTAAATATATCCACCCTCCATGGCTAGCATTTATTTATCTACGGTCATTTCAGAGAGCCAATTTTGGGCTTTCTCAATGGTATCCACTCCCTTTACTATGAGGATTAAACGATCTTTGGTTTCCTTTATTTTGCAAAACCTGCTTTTTGATTGAATAAACTTAATAATATTCATGAATACAGGAGAGCTAAAATAGGGGGCTACTTTGGAAGAAACGAAGTAGCATTTCATTTGTTCATTTTTCAATGAAAGTTTTTCAAATCCAAGGTTAACAGCCATCCATCTGAGTTCAACTGTTTCTAACAATGCCTGAACCCTATCAGGAATGGCACCAAACCTATCCTTGATCTCCTTTCTAAACTTCTCAAGGGAGTCCTCCTCTTTGATATTATCCAATTTAGCGTACAAACTCAATCTTTCTGAAATATTGCTTACGTAGCTTTCGGGAATCAGAAGCTCCATATCTGTCTCTATAACGCAATCTTGAACCAATGGTGCCACCACCTTTTTCAAGTCTTGGTCAAAAATTGATGCAAATTCCGTTTGCTTGAGTTCCTGAACAGCATCATCAAGTATTTTGTGGTACATTTCAAAACCCAAATCAGATATAAATCCACTTTGTTCTGCTCCTAATAAATTACCGGCTCCACGAATATCCAAATCCCTCATGGCTACCTTAAATCCGTCACCAAGATCAGAAAATTCCTCCATGGCTTGTAACCTTTTTCTGGTCTCTGGGGTCAGGGTGGAAGTTGGAGGGGTTAATAATAGACAATAGGCTTTTTTATTACTCCTTCCTACTCTACCTCTCATCTGATGCAAATCACTCATCCCAAACATATGCGCCCGATTGATAATGATGGTATTTGCATTCGGTATATCAAGCCCAGACTCAATAATATTGGTAGATACCAATACATCGTAAGCTCCTTCTATAAAGTCTACCATGATCTTCTCAAGCTTTTTCCCATCCATCTGCCCATGGGCGCCTATAACCCTTGCATCAGGCACTAATCTCAAGATCAAATTCGCAATTGAGTCAATCTCCATGACCCTATTGTGTACAAAAAACACTTGACCTCCACGGGCTAATTCATTGGCCACCGCATCTCGTATAACATCCTCTCTAAATATATGGATTTCGGTTGTTACCGGCTGCCTATTCGGGGGAGGTGTGGCAATAACGGAAAGATCTCTGGCACCCATTAATGAAAAATGAAGGGTCCGAGGTATGGGAGTAGCCGTGAGTGTAAGTACATCCACATTGACTCGAAGCTGTTTTAACTGATCTTTGACTTTGACTCCAAACTTTTGTTCCTCATCAATGACCAACAAGCCAAGGTCCTTAAAATTCATTGCCTTATTGACAATTTTGTGAGTACCGATTAGAATATCGATCTCACCATTCCCCACTTTTTCTATAATTTCTCTGACTTCTTTGGCAGTTCTGAACCGATTGATATAATCAATGTTGACAGGGAAATTTTCCAGCCTTTCTTTAAAGGTCTGGTAATGTTGCATGGCCAAAATAGTAGTGGGAACCAATACTGCTACCTGCTTTCTATCATTCACAGCTTTAAATACTGCTCTTACCGCTACTTCCGTTTTACCAAAGCCTACATCCCCACACACAAGCCTATCCATAGGATAAGGCTTCTCCATGTCTTGCTTTACGTCAGCCGTAGCTGAGGCCTGATCGGGAGTGTCTTCGTAAATAAAGGAGCTTTCCAACTCCACCTGAAGCACACTATCTGTTGAAAACTTATGACCTGAAGCAGCCTTTCTTTTAGAGTATAACTTGATTAAATCTTTGGCAATATCCTTTACTTTGCTCTTTACCCGCTTCTTTTTATTTTCCCATTCTTGTGTACCCAATTTAGACATGATTGGCATGGTGCCTTCCTGACTGCTGTACTTAGAAATTTTGTGCAAAGAATGGATATTTACATACAGCAAGTCATCATCTCTAAACACCAATCGAATAGCCTCCTGCAACTTACCATTTACCTCCACCTTTTCTAAACCGGCAAAGCGACCAATTCCATAATCTACATGGACGATAAAATCTCCCGGGTGCAAACTTTTGATTTCTTTTAATGTAAGTGCCTTCGACTTGGAAGTTTTTTTGGTGGTTTTATACCTGTAAAACCTTTCAAAGATTTGATGGTCTGTATAGCAGGCAATTTTCAAAGAATTATCAACAAATCCTTCCTTCAGGTTAATAGGTAATGTTTGAACCGACAAAGCGGGGTCCAACTCATGGAAAATATTGGTCAAACGACTTACCTGTTTCTCGCTTTCTGAACAGATGATATTGGCAATACCTTTGGCTGAATTTTCATTGAGGTTTTGTACAAGAAGTTCAAATTGCTTATTGAACGAGGGCTGAGGTTGTCCCTTAAATTGATATTCCGGCACACCTTTCCAATCAAATACATGACCAAAGGAAAGCAAGGTGAATGGTTCTAATTGTGCTTCAAAAGTACTTTCGTCAAGAAACAATTTTTCCGGCGCCATCAGTAAAGAACTATTTTCCCCTAAGTCACCGTAATGTTGACAAGCTTTGTCATATAGTTGTTTAATTGTGTTGGTAACATGTTTGAAGTCTTTGATCCAAAAACAGGTACCTTCAGGGAAGAAATCCATGATAGATTGCCTAATTTCTTTCTCCATTTTGGTCTGGATATTGGGCAATATACTGATTTGATCCACAGCTCCTGTTGACAATTGGCTCTCCGGGTCAAAAGTCCTGATGCTGTCTATTTCTTTACCGAAAAGCTCCAAGCGGTATGGCATATCGCTGGCATAGGAAAAAATATCGATGATCCCACCCCTAACGGCAAATTGACCTGCTTCATAAACAAAATCAGCTTTCTCAAAACCATAGGTGCTCAAGAGTTCTTCTATAAACTCCAAGTCTACCTTTTCTCCAACCTTAACTGCAAAAGTATTTTCCTTGAGGCTTTTTTTATTGATTACCTTCTCATATATCGCTTCCGGCGAAGTAATTAGCACCTTACCGGATAAGCTTTCATCTGAAAGGCGGTTGAGAATCTCTGAACGCATCAATACATTCGCATTCTCCACTTCTTCATAATGATAGGGCCTTTTATAACTGGCAGGATAATGAAAGCCTGGTTCACCGCTAAAGGTCTGCCAATCACTCGCCAAATAAGCTGCTTCTTCACGGTCATTGGCCAAGACGAGGTGAAATCCTCCATTGAGCTTACTGATGGCATGGACAATTAACATGTCCATGCTACCAGAAAGCCCCTTCACATTTATTTTCTTTTGTCCTCCGGATTCAATACCTATTGCAAGGTTCCTTACAAATGGATCCTCTTCGTAAAGCGATAAAAACGATTGCTTGTCCAACTATTCTATTTTATGATGCCTCAACATAAGGCAATTATTATTAACACACTTCAAACAACCAATGATTCGCCAATTAAAAAGCAAATATTCATCTCCGTTCCTGCTTTTCTCAATGCCTATATTAACTAGCTTATCATTAAATCATTCATTAATTAACTTCATCTACTAACCTATTTTAGATTTGTAAATTAAGTGGATGCAATTTATTAAATATCATTGAAACCCCATTAGGGCTTAATGGATATATAGATTAACAAATGATAAACATTGAAAAAAGTTTAAATTTTTAATTATTTGTGCCAACGTTATCCCCTTTTCATTTGTTTATCCTATCATGAGTCTATCCAAAGAAAGGGAACAAACCCATTGGTTTAAAAAAATAGAGCAATTGCACCCCTACCGTATGCTAATTTATTTGGCAATGATTAGCAGCGGGTTAGTCTTTTTATTCTTAGCAACAGCATTTGTACTTTCTCAATCGGCAGCCAATTCTCTTGGGCAATACCAAATTCCAAAATCATTTATTATCAGTAGTTTTATGATCATAGGAAGTGCCTTTGTTTCGGCGGATATAGTTCCTTCCTTTTTGGCC of the Cyclobacterium marinum DSM 745 genome contains:
- the gldJ gene encoding gliding motility lipoprotein GldJ; this translates as MKFENKNFHFSFFVAVALLGILVSSCGQQSSRRTASNPGGVSASTGAKYSFDEEDSAFQVFRLPREVIGPRLVFIQGGRAVLGSQEQDIMGFRDNVERTVTIASFYMDETEVTNVDYKEFLFNIADSVSADSLKKLEPNENVWANAMSYNDVYSTYYFRYPGFNFYPVAGVSWTQANAYSAWRTQYVNELERERNFGGKNKKGDEEETAELSFDQLIERGVVFPNYRLPNEAEWEFAAKGMIGTQYMDENQENGRIYPWDGRGPRNPYNIKRKSRQGDFLANFKRGRGDYAGLSGSVSNDGEIIPTNVYDFPPNDFGLYNMAGNMNEWVQDVYRPLSFQDFDDLNPIRKDGTNDEEDTYNTTLIDDNFRVFKGGSWRDVAYWLAPGTRRFMHQDSSSNHIGFRCAMIAVGGKDR
- a CDS encoding YCF48-related protein, producing MKRGLLLCFFTFLLFQVGFGQSWRRVGSWGNDYKSIQWVNTNVGYIGGENILLKSIDGGLSWIEMELPVRMEVIDVSFFDDLNGILLGDEGLIFRTTDGGLSWAKPDYPEGEMLNNVVQIDENIMLISGNNGTILRSTNGGATWVAVNIPTEASVNKISFVGDLLGYAVTADSEILKTNNAGLTWELFDSGFDVALNAVHFTDDTTGYAVGDEGAIIKTEDGAQNWQFINSGIDTDLKDVIFNPSYPLIGVISGDGGTVLRTANGGLTFIGAISRTVENIERLSIRPETNNVLAVAPSGVLISSNNTGSSWSLRLSGTPSDYKGVEFVTDQKGYIVGENGLIITTTNGGARLTDRSRSISLPFNAVYFVTSTAGFVSGNNGNIISTRNSGVNWTTLNPGTIKNVNGLYFFDFDIGFVIGDRGLISRTENQGLNWEEVSSGYDDVNLKDIAFFNENDGLIIGEGGMVLISSDGGFNWQKVSIGTNVDLNALSVLDENSAIAVSQSSAVFKTVDKGLNWEQIHTGFDMPLTDIEFLDESVGFITGENGLIIRTFDAGENWGRLETATFQNFTGISFGDLNVGYAVGENGLLFQYTCQVPDVIPTIFGEDNICISQQIYSVQDFGLEGVEYDWRVDGGTVIQGQGTTRVVIRWDTPGRNAVMVRGANNCGNGETTALEVVVSEEPKETTVIQGEGVVCVNTLEEYNVDDVPGTEYFWEATGGVVREGQGTAVVTIEWTNLDEHIVKVSSRNPCGEGPTTEKIVRVITVPNQPSEIQGAVKIGFQEADYEVVGEQDINYQWSISGGGEIISGQGTSTLRVNWTSPGDHVVQVTPVNACEQGPSRELSVNVNLITAIEEESTDVRIEVFPSPSFSGDVHVSLEGIAGLDHIAVYNSMGLKIKEVAITTGQFIYFIPDLPKGLHVLLIRTRTKEYKRKILIL
- the mfd gene encoding transcription-repair coupling factor; the protein is MDKQSFLSLYEEDPFVRNLAIGIESGGQKKINVKGLSGSMDMLIVHAISKLNGGFHLVLANDREEAAYLASDWQTFSGEPGFHYPASYKRPYHYEEVENANVLMRSEILNRLSDESLSGKVLITSPEAIYEKVINKKSLKENTFAVKVGEKVDLEFIEELLSTYGFEKADFVYEAGQFAVRGGIIDIFSYASDMPYRLELFGKEIDSIRTFDPESQLSTGAVDQISILPNIQTKMEKEIRQSIMDFFPEGTCFWIKDFKHVTNTIKQLYDKACQHYGDLGENSSLLMAPEKLFLDESTFEAQLEPFTLLSFGHVFDWKGVPEYQFKGQPQPSFNKQFELLVQNLNENSAKGIANIICSESEKQVSRLTNIFHELDPALSVQTLPINLKEGFVDNSLKIACYTDHQIFERFYRYKTTKKTSKSKALTLKEIKSLHPGDFIVHVDYGIGRFAGLEKVEVNGKLQEAIRLVFRDDDLLYVNIHSLHKISKYSSQEGTMPIMSKLGTQEWENKKKRVKSKVKDIAKDLIKLYSKRKAASGHKFSTDSVLQVELESSFIYEDTPDQASATADVKQDMEKPYPMDRLVCGDVGFGKTEVAVRAVFKAVNDRKQVAVLVPTTILAMQHYQTFKERLENFPVNIDYINRFRTAKEVREIIEKVGNGEIDILIGTHKIVNKAMNFKDLGLLVIDEEQKFGVKVKDQLKQLRVNVDVLTLTATPIPRTLHFSLMGARDLSVIATPPPNRQPVTTEIHIFREDVIRDAVANELARGGQVFFVHNRVMEIDSIANLILRLVPDARVIGAHGQMDGKKLEKIMVDFIEGAYDVLVSTNIIESGLDIPNANTIIINRAHMFGMSDLHQMRGRVGRSNKKAYCLLLTPPTSTLTPETRKRLQAMEEFSDLGDGFKVAMRDLDIRGAGNLLGAEQSGFISDLGFEMYHKILDDAVQELKQTEFASIFDQDLKKVVAPLVQDCVIETDMELLIPESYVSNISERLSLYAKLDNIKEEDSLEKFRKEIKDRFGAIPDRVQALLETVELRWMAVNLGFEKLSLKNEQMKCYFVSSKVAPYFSSPVFMNIIKFIQSKSRFCKIKETKDRLILIVKGVDTIEKAQNWLSEMTVDK